TATAAGAAAGGAATAACTCCTCCAATAGACGTTCTTCCTTCTCTATCAAGACTTAAGGATAAGGGTATAGGCAAAGGAAAGACTCGCGAGGATCATGCTGATACAATGAACCAGCTGTTCTCAGCTTATGCTCAAGGTAAACAGGCAAAAGAGCTTGCTGCAATCCTTGGTGAATCAGCACTTTCAGATACAGATAAGAAGTTTGCTGAGTTTGCTGAAAAGTTTGAGAAGAGATATGTAAATCAAGGCTTCACTACAAATAGAAATATTGAAGAAACTCTTGAGCTTGGATGGGAGCTTCTAAGAATACTTCCAAAGACAGAGCTTAAGAGAATTAGAGATGAGTATTTAGAAAAGTATCTTAACAAAGTAGGTGAGTAACCTTGGCTAAGCTAAATGTAAACCCTACTAGAATGGAGCTTTCAAGGCTTAAGAAAAAGCTTGCTACAGCTGTAAGAGGTCATAAGCTCCTTAAAGATAAGCAGGATGAGCTTGTAAGACAGTTTATAGCCCTTGTTAAGCACAACAATGAACTTAGAGCTAAGGTTGAAGAAAACCTTGATGACACTCTTAAGGAGTTTATGCTCACAAGAGCAATCCTAAGCTCTGAGGTCGTTGAAGAAGCCTTAAGCTTCCCAAAGGAAAGCATATCAGTTGAAATTGATACTAAAAATGTAATGAGCGTTAACGTTCCTGTCATGAAATTTAAGAGAAAGCTTGAAGGTGACGAAGGCAGCATATACCCTTATGGTTTTGCCAATACATCACCAGAGCTTGATCATGTAGTTGGAAGACTTTATAAAACCCTTCCTCTGCTTCTTGAGCTAGCTGAAGTAGAGAAATCCACTCAGCTTATGGCAGATGAAATTGAAAAGACAAGAAGAAGAGTTAATGCTCTTGAATACATGACAATTCCTCAGCTTCAGGAAACCATCAAGTACATTAGAATGAAGCTTGATGAGAATGAAAGAGGAGCCTTAGTAAGACTTATGAAGGTTAAGGACATAATTCAAAAATAGTGCTATCGACTTGTAAGTCAAAATTAAACCAATAAAAAGGTCAGCAGTTTATGGCTGCTGACTTTCTTATTTTATTATTTTTATTATTTTGTTTTTCCTTATAAAACAATTGTAATTACTAAAAATCTTTATTTTTATATATACGCATGGATACCAATAGAGATATAAGTACAATAATACAGGCAACAACGGCTAGAAGCATATTAATTTTCCACTCAGATGCGTTAGCAACCACTGATATAACCTGCTTTACCACTACACTATTAGGATTCTTTTCTGCATATTCTACAATATAGCTAGGAAGAAACATAAAAATCAAAAATAAAATTATATTTGCAAATTTCATTTTAACCATACCATACTTAAAGTAAAGAGGATAAAATACAGCTGCAAAAATACCTCCCCCAACTAATACTGTTATAATATCATTAACTGAAATAAGTCTTGATACCCTTGGAAAACCTGTATAAAAGCCAATTAACCTAAGCAATGCAGAGCATAAAATTCCAAAGGTACCAAAGCAAACAATAGCTAGATACTTTGATATAACTATATCTTCCCGCTTTATTGGAAGGCTGTTAAACACAATATCTGCCTTACTCTTATCATCAAAGCCGCCCGAATAGTTAACAAACAGATAGATTACAGCAAAAGGTGCGACTGTATATATAGCGCCTCCATTTGGCACTATATCACCAAAAGCATAGGCACAAACAATAGTATAGACAATACCATAAAGCAAAGTTTTCTTCTGTACTAAAAATTCCTTTAGAATTAAATTATACATTAAGCATTCCCCCTTACTGTATATACCATAATATCTTCTAAGGTTGGCCTTTCAATTATAACATCTTGATTAAAAAGTCTTTTTACACCATTTACCCTTTTTGTTAAGGCTTCAAATCCAAAGCTGTTTTCTCGTACAGAAATTAGTTCATTTCTTAAATCAAAATCTAAGACTTCCCTCTTTCCTTTAACAATAGCATAGTTATCAAAAATCTCATCCTTAGCTTCTGAAAATATAATCTGACCTTCATTAATAAAAGTTATATAATCAGCTATCCTTTCCAAATCAGTAGTTATATGAGTGGAAAAGAATATACTTACACTTTCATCCTGGATTATGTTATAAAGAATATCTAGAAGCTCTCTTCTAAACACTGGGTCTAATCCCGCTGTTGGCTCATCCATAATTATAAGCTCAGCTTTGTGGGAAAGTGCTATTGCTAATGAGAATTTAACCTTCATTCCTTTGGATAACTCCTTTATTTTCTTGTTCGCTGGCAAATTAAACTCCTTTATATACTTTGAAAAAACATTATTGTCCCAATTTTTATAAAAAGGGGCTATAATACCCTTCATTGCATTAACTGTTAAATCTTCATAATAAAAATTTTCATCATATACAAAGCCAATTCTAGATTTTATTTCTTTTTCATGCTTAATGTTGTCCTTACCAAAAATCTTAATATCTCCGCTATCTCTTTTAATTAAATTCATAATAAGCTTAATAGTAGTACTTTTCCCTGCCCCATTAGGTCCGATAAATCCCATTATATAACCAGGTTTTAAAGAAAAACTTACATTTTTAAGTGAAAATTCTTTATACTGCTTATTTAAATTTTTAAGCTCTAGTATGTTTTCCAATTTAATCCCTCCCCATATTAATTTTCTTCATTAAAAAGTAGTCTAAGCATTTCTTCTAGCTCTGAAATACTTAGTCCAATTAACTTACTCTCTGTAATCACTTCAATCAGCTTACCTTCAAGCTCTTTTAATCTTTTTTCCTTTAGTAGCTCTTTATTTTGTCCTGACAC
The genomic region above belongs to Clostridium swellfunianum and contains:
- a CDS encoding ABC-2 transporter permease — its product is MYNLILKEFLVQKKTLLYGIVYTIVCAYAFGDIVPNGGAIYTVAPFAVIYLFVNYSGGFDDKSKADIVFNSLPIKREDIVISKYLAIVCFGTFGILCSALLRLIGFYTGFPRVSRLISVNDIITVLVGGGIFAAVFYPLYFKYGMVKMKFANIILFLIFMFLPSYIVEYAEKNPNSVVVKQVISVVANASEWKINMLLAVVACIIVLISLLVSMRIYKNKDF
- a CDS encoding V-type ATP synthase subunit D, whose product is MAKLNVNPTRMELSRLKKKLATAVRGHKLLKDKQDELVRQFIALVKHNNELRAKVEENLDDTLKEFMLTRAILSSEVVEEALSFPKESISVEIDTKNVMSVNVPVMKFKRKLEGDEGSIYPYGFANTSPELDHVVGRLYKTLPLLLELAEVEKSTQLMADEIEKTRRRVNALEYMTIPQLQETIKYIRMKLDENERGALVRLMKVKDIIQK
- a CDS encoding ABC transporter ATP-binding protein, yielding MENILELKNLNKQYKEFSLKNVSFSLKPGYIMGFIGPNGAGKSTTIKLIMNLIKRDSGDIKIFGKDNIKHEKEIKSRIGFVYDENFYYEDLTVNAMKGIIAPFYKNWDNNVFSKYIKEFNLPANKKIKELSKGMKVKFSLAIALSHKAELIIMDEPTAGLDPVFRRELLDILYNIIQDESVSIFFSTHITTDLERIADYITFINEGQIIFSEAKDEIFDNYAIVKGKREVLDFDLRNELISVRENSFGFEALTKRVNGVKRLFNQDVIIERPTLEDIMVYTVRGNA